From a region of the Phaseolus vulgaris cultivar G19833 chromosome 6, P. vulgaris v2.0, whole genome shotgun sequence genome:
- the LOC137833375 gene encoding pentatricopeptide repeat-containing protein At3g49710-like, whose protein sequence is MYASASRWDEATNIKRMMRGRGVKKKPGCSWIEIDKKVHAFVAEDTSHPMIKEIHMYMEELLRKMKQAGHVLDIRWALVKAEEVERNEKERRLLNHIEKLAVAFGLISTEERVPILTLRT, encoded by the coding sequence ATGTATGCCAGTGCTTCCAGATGGGACGAGGCTACAAATATTAAAAGGATGATGAGGGGAAGAGGAGTGAAGAAGAAACCAGGTTGTAGTTGGATAGAGATAGATAAGAAGGTGCATGCCTTTGTGGCTGAAGACACTTCACATCCAATGATAAAAGAGATTCATATGTACATGGAGGAATTGTTAAGGAAAATGAAGCAAGCAGGGCATGTACTTGATATAAGATGGGCATTGGTGAAAGCTGAAGAGGTAGAGAGAAATGAGAAAGAAAGAAGGTTATTGAATCACATTGAGAAGCTGGCAGTTGCATTTGGCCTGATCTCCACTGAAGAAAGAGTGCCTATATTGACTTTGAGAACCTAA